A single Cryptosporangium phraense DNA region contains:
- a CDS encoding TauD/TfdA family dioxygenase, with protein sequence MTSTMLSPVTGPSAWRGDELATNRTWIYHLSDAEIAELEAVGRKFVSDDPDLRTVTAEDYPLPVCAQAIEQWAYDMSRGRGFVLIRGLHTEMYSDALSGAIFYLTGLHLGAPMYQGSMSDLIDHVVATSDKSIDDPTAKSARIRDKLVFHSDSSDAVALFCLRPAKEGGASSLVSGAQIFNEILARRPDLAPLLLEPVHYDWKRQDDGAPANTYATPIVSIVDGVCSIYAGSTYIFTGQNYPEVPRLTDAQVEVIKLFDEITYEPGMALDMDFQPGDIQWVSNYAALHSRTEFTDYPEWQRRRHLLRLWLKRDTDRPLVPNFGKPVLARGELRDAGREVPDLGQFSVKTAVIPRLI encoded by the coding sequence ATGACGTCCACCATGCTTTCGCCCGTGACCGGACCGTCCGCCTGGCGCGGTGACGAGTTGGCCACCAACCGGACCTGGATCTACCACCTGAGCGACGCGGAAATCGCGGAGCTGGAGGCCGTAGGCCGGAAGTTCGTGAGCGACGACCCGGACCTGCGCACGGTCACCGCCGAGGATTACCCGCTCCCGGTGTGCGCGCAGGCGATCGAGCAGTGGGCCTACGACATGTCCCGCGGCCGCGGGTTCGTGCTCATCCGGGGCCTGCACACCGAGATGTACTCGGACGCGCTGTCCGGGGCCATTTTCTACCTCACCGGTCTGCACCTCGGCGCCCCGATGTACCAGGGCTCGATGTCCGACCTGATCGACCACGTCGTGGCCACGTCGGACAAGTCGATCGACGACCCGACCGCGAAGTCGGCGCGGATCCGCGACAAGCTGGTCTTCCACTCCGACAGCTCGGACGCGGTGGCGCTGTTCTGCCTGCGCCCGGCCAAGGAGGGTGGCGCGTCCAGCCTGGTCTCGGGTGCGCAGATCTTCAACGAGATCCTGGCCCGCCGTCCCGACCTGGCTCCGCTGCTGCTCGAGCCGGTCCACTACGACTGGAAGCGCCAGGACGACGGCGCCCCGGCCAACACCTACGCGACGCCGATCGTCAGCATCGTCGACGGGGTCTGCAGCATCTACGCGGGCTCGACGTACATCTTCACCGGCCAGAACTACCCCGAGGTGCCGCGTCTGACCGACGCGCAGGTCGAGGTGATCAAGCTGTTCGACGAGATCACGTACGAGCCCGGGATGGCGCTGGACATGGACTTCCAGCCCGGTGACATCCAGTGGGTCTCGAACTATGCCGCGCTGCATTCGCGGACCGAGTTCACCGACTACCCGGAGTGGCAGCGCCGCCGGCACCTGCTGCGGCTCTGGCTCAAGCGGGACACCGACCGTCCGCTGGTGCCGAACTTCGGCAAGCCGGTGCTGGCGCGGGGCGAACTCCGCGACGCCGGCCGCGAGGTCCCCGACCTGGGCCAGTTCTCGGTGAAGACCGCGGTGATTCCCCGCCTGATCTGA
- a CDS encoding carbohydrate ABC transporter permease: protein MTKKIHFFLVIGALGMIAPFVWQVLTSLKTLEHTARVPPTIVPDWRWANYSRVFELIPFGQQFVNTVLMTAARTIGQVLLCSLAAYAFARLRFPGRTFLFGLFLSVLMVPPQLFIIPQYQIIADLGWLNSLPALIVPGLFSAFGTFLLRQFFLGLPVELDEAARLDGANPLRIWWSVMVPLARPGMVALGILTTIWSWNDFFWPLVVNNDPEKMTLSAGLASMQGQFLTDYPVLMAGSLLASLPVIVVFVLMQRQFVEGIALTGTK, encoded by the coding sequence ATGACTAAGAAGATCCATTTCTTTCTGGTGATCGGCGCGCTGGGCATGATCGCGCCGTTCGTGTGGCAGGTGCTGACGTCGCTGAAAACGCTCGAGCACACCGCCCGGGTGCCGCCGACGATCGTGCCGGACTGGCGCTGGGCCAACTACAGCCGGGTGTTCGAACTGATTCCGTTCGGGCAGCAGTTCGTGAACACGGTGCTGATGACCGCCGCCCGGACGATCGGTCAGGTGCTGCTGTGCTCGCTGGCCGCGTACGCGTTCGCGCGGCTGCGGTTCCCCGGGCGGACGTTCCTGTTCGGGCTGTTCCTGTCCGTGCTGATGGTGCCGCCGCAGCTGTTCATCATTCCGCAGTACCAGATCATCGCGGATCTGGGCTGGCTGAACAGTCTGCCGGCGCTGATCGTGCCCGGGTTGTTCAGCGCGTTCGGGACGTTCCTGTTGCGTCAGTTCTTCCTGGGGCTGCCGGTCGAGCTCGACGAGGCCGCGCGCCTCGACGGCGCGAACCCGCTGCGGATCTGGTGGTCGGTGATGGTGCCGCTGGCTCGCCCGGGGATGGTGGCGCTCGGTATTTTGACGACGATCTGGTCGTGGAACGATTTCTTCTGGCCGTTGGTGGTGAACAACGACCCGGAGAAGATGACGCTGTCGGCCGGGTTGGCCTCGATGCAGGGGCAGTTCCTGACCGACTATCCGGTGCTGATGGCGGGGTCGTTGCTGGCCTCGCTGCCGGTGATCGTGGTGTTCGTGCTGATGCAACGCCAGTTCGTGGAGGGAATCGCGCTGACCGGCACGAAGTGA
- a CDS encoding carbohydrate ABC transporter permease encodes MAVLERVEVAAPPRPRRRDRIRWSEALWGYALIAPTGLGLLVFYLWPVLQTAYLSFTETGPFGGPATWTGLNNYRELFSDGEFGRATLNTILYTVLGLLGVPIAVVFAALLSRPGLRGVAVYRTIFFLPVVTTPVAIAMIWRWVYNGDFGILNYLLSLVGIEGPHWVADSRTALIALVIVGIWTGLGYNLVIFIAGVKGIPRQYYEAAEIDGAGPIQQFFRITVPLLSPTIFFVSVVSVIGSLQLFDLVYVIAGGSNTASRANPAFDSMETIVYLFYAQAFQQNDKGYGAAIAMMLLVLIVGLTAVQFRMQKRWVTYD; translated from the coding sequence ATGGCGGTGCTCGAGAGGGTCGAGGTCGCGGCGCCGCCGCGGCCTCGGCGGCGGGACCGGATCCGGTGGAGTGAGGCGCTGTGGGGATACGCGCTGATCGCGCCCACCGGGCTCGGCCTGCTCGTGTTCTACCTCTGGCCGGTGCTGCAGACCGCGTACCTGTCTTTCACCGAGACCGGGCCGTTCGGCGGGCCGGCCACCTGGACCGGCCTGAACAACTACCGGGAGCTGTTCAGCGACGGCGAGTTCGGCCGGGCGACGCTGAACACGATCCTGTACACGGTGCTCGGGCTGCTCGGCGTGCCGATCGCGGTGGTGTTCGCCGCGCTGCTGAGCCGGCCCGGCCTGCGCGGGGTCGCGGTCTACCGGACGATCTTCTTCCTGCCGGTCGTGACGACGCCGGTCGCGATCGCGATGATCTGGCGCTGGGTCTACAACGGTGACTTCGGAATCCTGAACTATCTGCTCTCGCTGGTCGGGATCGAGGGTCCGCACTGGGTCGCCGACAGCCGGACCGCGCTGATCGCGCTGGTGATCGTCGGGATCTGGACCGGGCTGGGGTACAACCTGGTCATCTTCATCGCCGGGGTGAAGGGGATCCCGCGGCAGTACTACGAGGCCGCGGAGATCGACGGGGCCGGGCCGATCCAGCAGTTCTTCCGGATCACGGTGCCGCTGCTCTCTCCGACGATCTTCTTCGTGTCGGTCGTGTCGGTGATCGGGTCGTTGCAGCTGTTCGACCTGGTCTACGTGATCGCCGGGGGCTCGAACACGGCGTCCCGGGCGAATCCGGCGTTCGACAGCATGGAGACGATCGTCTACCTGTTCTACGCACAGGCGTTTCAGCAGAACGACAAGGGCTACGGCGCGGCGATCGCAATGATGCTGCTGGTGCTCATCGTCGGGCTGACCGCGGTGCAGTTCCGGATGCAGAAGCGGTGGGTCACGTATGACTAA
- a CDS encoding ABC transporter substrate-binding protein, whose product MSWLRRTSVALVGIAAVLAASTACGGSKSDDDPNAKATLSYAVWDKNQVPAMEKLAADFHQSHPNITVNVQATPWETYWTKLKAAASGGAAPDVFWMNGPNFQLYATNGVLKPLDDGTDLSNYPKSLVDLYTVDGKTYGIPKDFDTVGLWYNKTLFDAAGVKYPDDTWTWDTFKAAAKKLTNKAKGVYAIGSELTSFQEYQYNTIYQAGGHVISDDGKKSGYADPATIEGLTFWTDLIKSGASPDLKTMTDTQPINLFESGKLAMYYGGSWDAAEFSTNGYTKSRVDVAVLPQGKKRATIIHGLANVISAKTAHPSAASQFVQYLGSKEAAELLAQSAGVLPAYNGTQDAWVKSHPEFHLQAFLDQLDYAVPYPVSRNTAAWQELETKYLTPAWNGQTDVATAAKQLASAMDGALADEK is encoded by the coding sequence ATGTCATGGTTACGACGCACCAGCGTCGCCCTGGTCGGCATCGCCGCCGTCCTCGCTGCTAGCACCGCGTGCGGTGGGTCGAAATCGGACGACGACCCGAACGCGAAGGCCACGCTCTCGTATGCGGTCTGGGACAAGAACCAGGTCCCGGCGATGGAGAAGCTCGCGGCCGACTTCCACCAGAGCCACCCGAATATCACGGTGAACGTCCAAGCCACGCCGTGGGAGACGTACTGGACGAAGCTCAAGGCCGCGGCCAGCGGTGGCGCCGCGCCCGACGTCTTCTGGATGAACGGCCCGAACTTCCAGCTCTACGCGACGAACGGCGTGCTGAAGCCGCTCGACGACGGCACCGACCTCAGCAACTACCCGAAGTCGCTCGTCGACCTGTACACGGTCGACGGCAAGACCTACGGGATCCCGAAGGACTTCGACACGGTCGGGCTCTGGTACAACAAGACGCTGTTCGACGCGGCCGGCGTCAAGTACCCGGACGACACCTGGACCTGGGACACGTTCAAGGCCGCGGCGAAGAAGCTGACGAACAAGGCCAAGGGCGTCTACGCGATCGGCTCCGAGCTGACCTCGTTCCAGGAGTACCAGTACAACACGATCTACCAGGCCGGCGGCCACGTCATCTCCGACGACGGCAAGAAGTCGGGCTACGCCGACCCGGCGACGATCGAGGGCCTGACGTTCTGGACCGACCTGATCAAGAGCGGCGCCTCCCCCGACCTCAAGACGATGACCGACACCCAGCCGATCAACCTGTTCGAGTCGGGCAAGCTCGCGATGTACTACGGCGGCTCCTGGGACGCGGCCGAGTTCTCGACGAACGGGTACACCAAGTCGCGCGTGGACGTGGCGGTGCTGCCGCAGGGCAAGAAGCGGGCCACGATCATCCACGGGCTGGCCAACGTGATCTCGGCCAAGACCGCCCACCCGTCGGCCGCTTCCCAATTCGTCCAGTACCTGGGTAGTAAGGAGGCGGCCGAGCTCCTCGCGCAGTCCGCGGGGGTTCTGCCCGCGTACAACGGGACGCAGGACGCCTGGGTGAAGTCGCACCCGGAGTTCCACCTGCAGGCGTTCCTGGACCAGCTCGACTACGCGGTGCCGTACCCGGTCTCCCGGAACACGGCCGCCTGGCAGGAGCTGGAGACCAAGTACCTGACGCCGGCCTGGAACGGGCAGACCGACGTCGCGACCGCGGCCAAGCAGCTCGCGTCGGCCATGGACGGCGCGCTCGCGGACGAGAAGTAG
- a CDS encoding ROK family transcriptional regulator, giving the protein MADEIAGGDLSRLRQLNTQAMVRALRTGDPATLTELAARTGLSRASTEDVVGALVEQGWAAEVPPVAGAMGRPARRYRFRGDAGAALGVDIGGHRVRALVTDLDGTVLGRAEAEVAPEAGRAERLAAADAVADEALRAAGVGTHEPDAGRRTPTGHGAAAPGTGRNTAGAGAGRRAGGSGARRTAAGSDPRLDLSGPTADEPETAGPGSADGGSSGEGAAGGRANGSGSADRVASGGGASFGPFGPGVGGGPVLWAVGVASSGLVDPSGRVVLSVAIPEWTGVQLADHFGARFGVPALVDNDSRLAALAEQWLGVARYAADFVYLLAGLRTGLGLVLGGTVHRGFGGAAGEIGALPQAGWIRAQEHLAGREPAALFAAARGGDRSALGAVRRYVRDLAVGTAALVLTLDPQMVVLGGGFSRSADVLLDPLRKELDKHCIRTPEVLASALGEESVALGAIKLAVDHVGARMFANA; this is encoded by the coding sequence ATGGCGGACGAGATCGCCGGTGGGGACCTGTCGCGGCTGCGTCAGCTCAACACCCAGGCGATGGTACGGGCTCTGCGGACCGGGGATCCGGCCACGCTGACCGAGCTGGCCGCCCGCACCGGCCTCTCCCGGGCGTCCACCGAGGACGTCGTCGGAGCGCTGGTCGAGCAGGGGTGGGCGGCCGAGGTGCCGCCGGTCGCCGGAGCCATGGGGCGGCCGGCCCGCCGGTACCGGTTCCGCGGCGACGCCGGCGCGGCGCTCGGCGTCGACATCGGCGGTCATCGGGTTCGCGCGCTGGTCACCGACCTGGACGGGACCGTCCTCGGCCGCGCCGAGGCCGAAGTCGCGCCGGAGGCGGGCCGGGCCGAGCGCCTGGCCGCCGCCGACGCGGTCGCGGACGAAGCCCTGCGCGCGGCCGGGGTCGGCACGCACGAACCCGACGCGGGCCGCCGCACGCCGACCGGCCATGGTGCAGCCGCGCCCGGCACCGGACGCAACACCGCCGGAGCCGGTGCGGGCCGCCGCGCAGGCGGATCCGGTGCGCGTCGCACCGCGGCCGGATCCGACCCGCGCCTCGACCTGTCGGGACCGACCGCGGATGAGCCGGAAACGGCCGGACCCGGGTCGGCCGACGGGGGGTCGTCCGGCGAGGGAGCGGCCGGCGGTCGGGCGAACGGCAGCGGGTCGGCCGACCGGGTGGCGAGCGGCGGCGGGGCGAGCTTCGGGCCCTTCGGCCCCGGCGTGGGCGGGGGGCCCGTGCTCTGGGCGGTCGGGGTCGCCAGCAGCGGGCTCGTCGACCCCTCCGGCCGGGTCGTGCTCTCGGTCGCGATCCCGGAGTGGACCGGCGTGCAGCTGGCCGACCACTTCGGCGCCCGGTTCGGCGTACCGGCGCTGGTCGACAACGACAGCCGGCTGGCCGCGCTGGCCGAGCAGTGGCTCGGGGTCGCCCGCTACGCGGCCGACTTCGTCTACCTGCTGGCCGGCCTGCGCACCGGCCTGGGCCTGGTGCTGGGCGGCACCGTCCACCGGGGGTTCGGCGGCGCGGCCGGCGAGATCGGCGCGCTCCCGCAGGCCGGTTGGATCCGCGCCCAGGAGCACCTCGCGGGCCGCGAGCCGGCCGCGCTGTTCGCGGCGGCCCGCGGCGGCGACCGGTCCGCGCTCGGCGCGGTCCGCCGCTACGTGCGCGACCTCGCGGTCGGTACGGCCGCGCTGGTCCTCACCCTGGACCCGCAGATGGTCGTGCTCGGTGGCGGCTTCTCCCGGTCGGCCGACGTCCTGCTCGACCCGCTGCGCAAGGAACTCGACAAACACTGCATCCGGACGCCCGAGGTGCTGGCGTCGGCGCTCGGCGAGGAGAGCGTTGCGCTGGGTGCGATCAAGCTGGCGGTCGATCACGTCGGGGCCCGGATGTTCGCCAACGCTTGA
- a CDS encoding Gfo/Idh/MocA family protein, whose amino-acid sequence MDQVSLVVVGAGLRGQGYAERAVTSGGAKIVAVAEPDPGRRERFAARYGVEHTFADWRELVAAGRLADAAIVATPDQVHTGPVIALADLGYHLLAEKPLAPTEDDGERIQEAIDRNRVLFVLCHVLRYTPYTHALKQLLDAGRIGEVVSVQHLEPVGWWHQAHSFVRGEWSNSKTSSPMLLAKACHDLDWLLYLMGRPVRRVSSFGRLTHFRASSRPAEAADRCLDCPLQDTCAYSATRLYFDCLGDPDREFWPLSAVTSDHTVEGVTEALRTGPYGRCVYDSDNDVVDHQVVSLEFADGATGSFTMTAFTPFELRKTRLFGTQGYIDGDGVTLRVVDFRTGAEETVVTAETSLSADHTDGDHELVDRFLAAVASGDRSGLDSDAASALAGHRVVWAAERARLSGTVVELR is encoded by the coding sequence GTGGACCAAGTCAGTTTAGTCGTGGTCGGTGCCGGCCTCCGCGGCCAGGGTTACGCCGAACGCGCGGTGACCAGCGGTGGAGCGAAGATCGTCGCGGTCGCCGAACCCGACCCGGGGCGCCGGGAGCGGTTCGCCGCCCGCTACGGAGTCGAGCACACGTTCGCCGACTGGCGCGAGCTGGTCGCCGCCGGGCGCCTGGCCGACGCGGCGATCGTCGCCACGCCCGACCAGGTGCACACCGGCCCGGTGATCGCGTTGGCCGACCTCGGCTATCACCTGCTGGCCGAGAAGCCGCTGGCCCCGACCGAGGACGACGGCGAGCGCATCCAGGAGGCGATCGACCGCAACCGGGTGCTGTTCGTGCTGTGCCACGTCCTGCGCTACACGCCCTACACGCACGCGCTGAAGCAGCTGCTGGACGCCGGGCGCATCGGCGAGGTCGTGAGCGTCCAGCACCTGGAGCCGGTCGGGTGGTGGCATCAGGCCCACTCGTTCGTCCGGGGGGAATGGAGCAACAGCAAGACGTCGTCGCCGATGTTGCTGGCCAAGGCCTGCCACGACCTCGACTGGCTGCTCTACCTGATGGGCCGGCCGGTCCGCCGGGTCAGTTCGTTCGGGCGCCTGACGCATTTCCGGGCATCGTCCCGGCCGGCTGAGGCCGCCGACCGTTGTCTGGACTGCCCGCTGCAGGACACCTGCGCATACTCGGCGACCCGGCTGTACTTCGACTGCCTGGGTGATCCCGACCGCGAGTTCTGGCCCCTGTCGGCAGTGACGTCGGACCACACCGTGGAGGGCGTGACCGAGGCGCTGCGGACCGGCCCGTACGGGCGCTGCGTGTACGACAGCGACAACGACGTCGTCGACCACCAGGTGGTGTCGCTGGAGTTCGCGGACGGCGCGACCGGGTCGTTCACGATGACCGCGTTCACCCCGTTCGAGCTGCGCAAGACCCGATTGTTCGGCACCCAGGGGTACATCGACGGCGACGGCGTCACGCTGCGCGTCGTCGACTTCCGGACCGGCGCGGAGGAGACGGTCGTGACCGCGGAGACGTCGCTGTCGGCCGATCACACCGACGGCGACCACGAGCTCGTCGACCGGTTCCTCGCCGCGGTCGCCTCCGGCGACCGGTCCGGGCTCGACTCGGACGCGGCGAGCGCGCTGGCCGGCCACCGCGTGGTGTGGGCCGCCGAGCGCGCCCGGCTCTCCGGCACGGTCGTCGAGCTCCGGTGA
- a CDS encoding ROK family protein, with protein MRPEVVLAADLGGTSLKYAIADATGAFVGPGADGAGACPTGRERGTEAVVETLLAVLESLRDRATAAGRVPVAVGVAVPGLVDEEAGIARHSVNLGWRDLPLRDRIEERLGLPVALANDVRAGGLAEAELAGLDDVLFVPVGTGIAAAQVRNGRVEAGAHGAAGELGHVLVRSGGRLCACGRRGCLEAEAAAAAIEARYAEVLAAPEPGSPLSGRPAADGAPVGGGAVGGVPVGGAPVGGAAVNGAPVRGAAGALGRPVVTAAEIARRAAAGEPRAVAVWQRAVEALADGLSIASAVLDPDVIVIGGGLAQAGRTLFVPLEAALAERATFLPRPRILPAALGDRAGCAGATLLARAASTHPTSTRTPGSR; from the coding sequence GTGAGACCCGAGGTGGTGCTGGCCGCCGACCTCGGCGGCACGTCCCTCAAATACGCCATTGCGGACGCTACGGGGGCTTTCGTCGGTCCGGGCGCCGACGGGGCGGGAGCGTGCCCGACCGGCCGGGAGCGCGGGACCGAGGCCGTCGTCGAGACGCTCCTCGCGGTGCTGGAGTCGCTGCGCGACCGGGCGACGGCGGCCGGGAGGGTGCCGGTCGCGGTCGGCGTCGCGGTGCCGGGCCTGGTGGACGAGGAGGCCGGGATCGCCCGGCACTCGGTCAACCTGGGCTGGCGCGACCTGCCGCTGCGCGACCGGATCGAGGAGCGGCTGGGGCTGCCGGTCGCGCTGGCCAACGACGTGCGGGCCGGTGGGCTCGCCGAGGCGGAGCTGGCCGGGCTGGACGACGTGCTGTTCGTGCCGGTCGGGACGGGGATCGCGGCCGCGCAGGTGCGGAATGGCCGGGTCGAGGCGGGAGCGCACGGGGCGGCCGGGGAGCTGGGCCACGTGCTGGTCCGTTCTGGGGGTCGGCTTTGCGCGTGCGGGCGCCGAGGTTGCCTGGAAGCAGAGGCCGCGGCCGCTGCCATCGAGGCCCGGTACGCCGAGGTGCTCGCCGCCCCCGAGCCCGGCTCCCCGCTCAGCGGGCGCCCGGCCGCCGACGGAGCGCCGGTGGGCGGGGGTGCGGTCGGTGGGGTGCCGGTGGGTGGGGCGCCGGTCGGCGGAGCGGCGGTGAATGGGGCGCCGGTCCGCGGGGCTGCGGGAGCCTTGGGGCGGCCGGTCGTCACGGCGGCGGAGATCGCTCGGCGGGCGGCGGCCGGGGAGCCGCGGGCCGTGGCGGTCTGGCAGCGGGCGGTGGAGGCCCTGGCTGACGGGCTCAGCATCGCGTCCGCCGTGCTCGATCCGGACGTCATCGTGATCGGCGGAGGCCTCGCCCAGGCCGGCCGGACCCTCTTCGTGCCGCTGGAAGCGGCACTCGCCGAACGCGCCACGTTCCTCCCACGCCCCCGTATCCTCCCGGCCGCCCTCGGCGACCGAGCCGGCTGCGCCGGCGCCACCCTCCTAGCCCGAGCCGCCAGCACCCACCCCACCAGCACCCGGACCCCCGGCAGCCGGTAG
- a CDS encoding IclR family transcriptional regulator: MVSDGTEGAGRVADVLLRFVDGPQSWGVSAMARELDLSKAVVHRIMRSLVDRGMLTIDATSRTYQLGPAAAAIGARALRDSKLRRVSLPLLRELQTTTGETTTLSARVHRGRVYLDQVVSTHEINMTVELGRRFPLHAGGSGRAILAFLPPDEREAVLHGELPTLTSATTVDPERLRGLLVETRRVGVADSGGERQPGAGSVAAPIFDLDGQVVGSISVCGPIHRLTPDVRHGYGARVAETADRISRALGWRGGLPPE; this comes from the coding sequence ATGGTCAGCGACGGTACGGAGGGCGCCGGCCGGGTCGCCGACGTCCTGCTCCGGTTCGTCGACGGGCCGCAGTCGTGGGGGGTCTCGGCGATGGCCCGGGAGCTCGACCTTAGCAAGGCGGTCGTGCACCGGATCATGCGCTCGCTGGTCGACCGGGGCATGCTGACGATCGACGCGACCTCGCGCACATACCAGCTCGGACCGGCGGCGGCCGCGATCGGCGCCCGAGCGCTGCGCGACTCGAAGCTGCGCCGGGTGTCGCTGCCGCTGCTACGCGAGCTCCAGACCACGACCGGCGAGACGACGACGCTGTCCGCGCGCGTGCACCGCGGGCGCGTCTATCTCGACCAGGTCGTCAGCACGCACGAGATCAACATGACCGTCGAGCTCGGACGGCGCTTCCCGCTGCACGCCGGCGGCTCGGGCCGGGCGATCCTGGCGTTCCTGCCACCCGACGAACGGGAGGCCGTGCTGCACGGCGAGCTCCCGACCCTGACGTCGGCCACCACCGTCGACCCGGAGCGGTTGCGTGGGCTGCTGGTGGAGACGCGGAGGGTCGGGGTCGCCGACTCCGGCGGGGAGCGGCAACCCGGGGCCGGGTCGGTGGCGGCGCCGATCTTCGACCTGGACGGTCAGGTCGTCGGGTCGATCTCGGTGTGCGGGCCGATCCACCGGCTGACGCCGGACGTCCGGCACGGGTACGGGGCGCGAGTGGCCGAGACCGCTGACCGGATCAGCCGAGCCCTCGGCTGGCGCGGCGGCCTACCCCCGGAGTAG
- a CDS encoding LamB/YcsF family protein, which translates to MDLNSDLGESFGAWRLGDDSALLDVVTSANVACGFHAGDPRTLLDTCARAVSAGVVIGAQVGYRDLPGFGRRFIDYDPADLVADILYQLGALDGLARAAGARVAYVKPHGALYNAIVHHSAQAAAVVEAVARFDPTLPVLGLPGSEWLRLADEAGLRTVREAFADRGYTPEGTLVPRREPGALLHDPAEVAARMVRLVRDGEIVAVDGTVVRVEAESLCVHGDSPGAVEMARAVRTALDEAGIPLAPFAGSPA; encoded by the coding sequence ATGGACCTGAACAGTGACCTGGGGGAGAGCTTCGGCGCGTGGCGGCTGGGCGACGACTCCGCGCTGCTCGACGTCGTGACCAGCGCCAACGTCGCGTGCGGGTTCCACGCCGGCGATCCGCGGACTCTGCTCGACACGTGCGCGCGGGCCGTGTCGGCCGGTGTCGTGATCGGCGCGCAGGTGGGCTACCGGGACCTGCCCGGATTCGGCCGCCGGTTCATCGACTACGACCCGGCCGACCTCGTCGCCGACATCCTGTACCAGCTCGGGGCGCTCGACGGGCTGGCCAGGGCGGCCGGGGCGCGGGTCGCGTACGTCAAGCCGCACGGGGCGCTCTACAACGCGATCGTGCACCACTCGGCTCAGGCCGCGGCCGTGGTGGAGGCCGTCGCCCGCTTCGACCCGACGCTGCCGGTGCTCGGGCTGCCCGGCTCGGAGTGGCTCCGGCTCGCCGACGAGGCCGGGCTGCGCACGGTGCGTGAGGCGTTCGCCGACCGCGGGTACACGCCCGAGGGGACGCTCGTGCCGCGCCGGGAGCCCGGCGCGCTGCTGCACGACCCGGCCGAGGTCGCCGCGCGGATGGTGCGGCTGGTCCGGGACGGCGAGATCGTCGCGGTGGACGGCACGGTGGTCCGGGTGGAGGCCGAGTCGCTCTGCGTCCACGGCGACTCACCCGGCGCCGTCGAGATGGCCCGCGCGGTCCGGACCGCGCTGGACGAGGCCGGAATCCCGCTCGCGCCGTTCGCCGGGAGCCCGGCCTGA
- a CDS encoding GntR family transcriptional regulator, with protein MTTAADVDKPAIGSAARAVAELRERVTAGQLAPGSRLSEARWTGELGVSRNTLREAFSTLVEEGLLVRVPNRGVFVAALSAAQIADIYRVRILLECTVLRGAPVDPPRAESMRAAVDEAEHLATAGDWRAVGTANMHFHEQIIALADSPRLNAWMKQLTAELRLAFVAAPDAEALHRPFVARNAEITTIYEAGDPGRAADLLRDYLLLSERVLSQAAYDVR; from the coding sequence ATGACGACCGCCGCCGACGTCGACAAGCCAGCGATCGGCTCGGCCGCGCGGGCGGTGGCCGAGCTCCGCGAACGGGTCACGGCCGGGCAGCTCGCGCCGGGCTCCCGGCTGTCCGAGGCCCGCTGGACCGGTGAGCTCGGCGTCTCCCGGAACACGCTGCGCGAGGCGTTCAGCACGCTGGTCGAGGAGGGGCTGCTGGTCCGGGTCCCGAACCGCGGGGTGTTCGTCGCGGCGCTGTCGGCGGCCCAGATCGCCGACATCTACCGGGTCCGGATCCTGCTCGAGTGCACGGTGCTGCGCGGCGCGCCGGTCGACCCGCCTCGCGCGGAGAGCATGCGGGCCGCGGTCGACGAGGCCGAGCACCTCGCGACGGCCGGCGACTGGCGCGCCGTCGGCACCGCGAACATGCACTTCCACGAGCAGATCATCGCGCTGGCCGACAGCCCGCGGCTGAACGCCTGGATGAAGCAGCTCACCGCCGAACTGCGGCTGGCGTTCGTCGCCGCCCCCGACGCCGAGGCACTGCACCGGCCGTTCGTCGCGCGGAACGCCGAGATCACCACGATCTACGAGGCCGGCGACCCGGGCCGGGCCGCCGACCTCCTCCGCGACTACCTGCTGCTGTCCGAGCGGGTGCTCTCTCAGGCCGCGTACGACGTCAGGTAG